The genomic segment CTGCGCACAGTCACAGGATGTCTTCTAGTAAGAAACTTGACCAGAAATGTGTAGAACAAGTCTACAAAGCGGCCTACAGATTGAAGTTACCATGGCAAGAAGTTTTCAAAGAGGATATGGATCTAAACTATTCACTTTATTATGTTCACCACAGTATCCTTATTTCGgcgttatttcaatttcagttgaaCTAAAAGCACAAGAGAGTGCGGGATTCGGTCAATATACCAACCGTAAAATGCGCAACGCTACTCGGCACATTTTCTATAAACCGGCACCGCGGAGACATTGGCACCTGATGCGACGCAGCTTAAAAGTGCCGGAATAAATCAGGACACCTATACTGCCAAATTCTGGGATACCAGCGGGGTGTCTGACCAACTAATGGACTTATGCATCGCTGAACATCCTCACATAGAGCTTCTGAGAGACATACTGACTCAGGCGGCGCAAAGTGAGGCCGAAACTGATAACAATTACGATGACACTGATGATAACtaaattttattatgtaatcattttgtaaatgaaaCCTAATACATTAATGCGTTGTTTATTTACTTCTCTTGTTTGCCTGTGTTTTGTGGTCACCCGTCAACCATTCAACCCAAGATTCCTTGTATATACATTGGCGACAACATTGCGACGTGTCGTCCGTCGACCGTCAACCAGCGGATCATATAGGTCTATGCACTCTATCGTCTCTCATACGCATCGTGTCAGTCGTCGACCGTCAACCAGCGGCTGTGATGTGCACTCTATCATCTCTCCAATGGGCCAACAAACAACCAACAGTAGTCAACTGTCACTAGTCGTCGGTCAACCCATGGACTCGAGTCCATGGTCAACCTGTACATGAACTGTTCCTTTGCCGCGCATTAATACCCAATTATCAATGTATTCATGCGCCAATGTATTAATAATGCGCTGATACATTAACCGCACAACTTATTAACTCTACGCCAATGCACTATACTATGCTATATCCGACTTGGGCCCGCAGGGTTTCGGTGATCGTTAGAAAAATGTCTGTTTTTATTGGGGGAAAATTTACTTGCGTGTATCCAATGCCAAGGCGAACACATCAAGCATGAAGCCCTAAGGGGGGTCTTTTGGGGATTTTTAGAGCCATTCTAATGTCATCACgtgttttttttgtaattataaCTAGATATGGCCTCAGTTCTGACACTACATCGTCAGCCACGCATCGTGTTATTAAAACAGATCGTTACGTcgaaataaactaaaataaaAACACTATAATGTCTTTATAgaacaaattatcaattcattttcacaattCCTCAAAGAATTCTTTAGGATTTAGGAAAAAAAGGACCACTTTTGATGACATTTCCTCATGCATCCACTCACTACTACACTGTCTTCGACCATATGGACCTTATGGGCCTCTTGAAAAATGATGTCGTCTGCTAACGTGTGTAGCGTTTATCTTGGAGCCTGCCGGAAATATATGCGTGTTGCATGTCGATCCACTAAATTACCAATGAAACGCAATGTGTTTCTACGACCTCGAAATAATTCTTATTCAAAACTTTGCCTTTATTGCTATGTTCATAGTGGCCTCGTACCTTTCAACCCATATAAAAAGATTTGTGTTACACCGTGTTGTGTGCCACCGCGTcttttttcttgtattttgAACACCCCCAATCCTTCGGCCTAGAATTTCTTAGCCTTTGTATTATCTTGTTACGCATtcccaaatgttttgatactttctcaATTCGAATGAGAAATATTGCCAAATTTTTTGTCCTTTAAGAcctgaaaaatgatgaatttacagaataaaaTCGTAGAAACATGTCAACTATACCACAAAATACTTTGCGGACTAGTATATGAAATGAGTGTAGGCCATAGAGCTCAATATCCGCATGTGATCTGGACTTAGAAATAAGATTACTTAAGCTACCAGTGAGCAAAACGCGGCAGGCGCACAATAGTAACTTCACCTTCATTACCGCCGACAAAGAGGACCGATATTTCGCAAGttggattcgggaggttttaacctcccaaggtcaaatcACTGAAAATCTGACCTTAATTAAAAAGGCGAAACACCCCGCATAATTAGTTCCTATTCTAGCCACTAGGGGTGTATATTTTGAACGTTCATTCCAACTTCCGTGTTTtgtatttaattcagtcattttattatggaaattacaaaacttggtataagTAAATATACGTACATATGTTCAATATGCCTGtatttattttatctttatttctttaaCTCTTACCGTGCGGACAAATTCATATAGCGATACATTGTTGTCTCTGTTCAGCGCAAAGCTGTTAAATGCAATTAGATTTAGTTCggggatttttcattttatataatatatgaggaaaatatgtatttttcgTCATCGATGCGCATGCGTCATCACTACTGCAAAATGGCGGTACCCAGTGATTTCGTCAGTGATGCAATTTCAAAGGATAATCGATTTATGGCAAGAATATCCTAGCCtttatgatataaaatgcGTATATCAGGAAGACATAAATAACTAACATATAACGAATTCCATTCAACGTATATACAAGGTTTATTAGAGTAATTTCATGCACTTCCGCCCTGCTTGCGAGAGCTCTAGTACACACACATCCAACGCCCTCTACAACACCACCGCGCATGTCACGCGggaaaataataatacaatataatCCGTGGCGGGAAAATATTCCCGACACAAAGTGTCTGTATCAATAACTTAGCTCTCAATGTGATCGGCGATACAAGCCCAAGAGGATCGAACAATTTAGAAGCGTCTCTCAAGATAATACGTTTGGTGACGTTACTCGAACGCTGGAAAGACACCTCATGAAAACTGATTTCATCTGTAGACGAATCCCACTTCAAACCAACTACTGAGGTTAAACCCGGTTTCTCTGCAACTCCTTCAGAATTTGCAAGTGACATAACTTCCCGTGAGTTACTCGACCAAGCCCTTACGTTGAAACCACCACGACATAGTAACTCTCTACAACCGTGATAAAAGTCGACTGCAGATGCGTCATCAATAAAAGACGATATGATATTGTCTACATAGATATTTTGTCTAATTGCGTCAGATATCTCATTAGGGTTCTGAAttaaatgtttcaaaatcgTAGCATTGAGCAAAAAAGGCGAACAAGTCGCACCAAACAAAACTGATCGGAATCGAAAAATTCTGAGTTCACTATCAAGGTCATGAGGATCCTGAAACCATAAAAATCGTGTATAATCACAGTCGTCCTCGTGAAGTTCTATCATCAAAAAAGCCTTCTCAATGTCCGATACGGCAACAAATTTGTGTTGTCTGAATCTTAACAAAATAGACGATAAATCATTGTGAAGTCTCGGGCCAACCTCCAAACAGTCATTTAAACTAACTGCGTCTCTACTAGCTTTACATGAACAATCGAAAACTATTCTCAAAGAAGTAGTCGAAGAATCTCGATACACAGCATGATGTGGAATATAATGACATGCAGTACGGTTTGTTGATGTGTCTATACCTCCTCAATGAAACCTCGGTTTAATTGATCTTCAATGATGGCAGAATAATTTGAAAGATGTCCGGTTTTAATTAATCGTTTCACTGTTGACTTAAGCCTGTGAAAACAAATAGCAAAATTATCAGATAAAGGTGGATGAGCAGGTTTCCATGGGAGCCGAGCtatgtatttttttcgatCAGCGTCATAAGTCAAAAGGTTCTCGCAATAATCATAAACTGTCAAGGTTTCAGGTGAGTCATCGGGATGCTGTCTGCCTAGGGATTCAAGAGTCCAAAAATCATGGTACTTGGTTGCCTCAGTGTCATCTAGCGTTGTCAACGTACtgagaaatgaagaaatgCTAGTTTGAGAAAAATCCGCTACAGGGCCACTAACAAAATACCCAACCTTGGACTCTAACGCAATAGGACCATAGCTATTATCCGGGCGGATCTGATTCTCCATAACAAAATCGTAATAAAAATCACAACctatcaataaatcaattgaaaatgtctcatcaTCAATAGGATGAGCTAAGATTAAACCTTGTAGATAATTGTAATCTTTAAGTACGGTTCTATCACCAAGACTAATAGGTTGTGCTATTTGTGGCACCACTAAAGCTTCAATGTTTATTATGGATTGATCGGTACACTAGACCTTTAAACTGACGACGTCCAGAGAACGGATTTGTGGATTTGAATTGACACCACCAAAACCAGTAATATTTATCTGATCAGCTCGAATGGGTTTCAAGCCTAACAAATTAACCAAAGATCTATTGACAAACGTCCTCTGAAAACCGTCGTCAAataaagcgccaatttcagttgaataatctTTGCTTAAAACATGAATAACAGCCGTTTTTAACAGAACACAATTATTAAAACGCTGCGAACATTGAGTATGCATTTGAGTTGATCTGTCAACCTTCGGCGTTGAATAGACATTATTTCGTTGAGGACCAACTTTATGTAGAGAACTATTCTGGCCTTTATGATTCTGGCTACGCGCCGGTGAACCCAGTTGCAAATTTTGAGTACTTGTATGTTTATGATAGTTCGAGCCTACCGAATTAGAATTATTAGAAACACAAATACTGCTATGATGCTTTTTCCTACAAAATTTGCACCTAGTTTCTGATTTACAGTTAAGGGATATATGTCCTGTACGTAAACAGTTGAAACAAAGACGATTTTCTCGTATAAATTTCACCTTGGCTTCTACATCATATTTAATACAATTTATAGATGAGGGTTTCTCTCCACAATATACACAATTTCGAGAAGAAAACGGATATTTATCCACCTGCCCTGATGCAATAAACACAGAGGCTTCGAAATCAGGCTTAACAGCAGTTTTGTTACATAATTCTAGTATATCCAATTCATTCTTTAAGCATATCAATAAATTTGGGAATGACCAAATAGTCGAATTCCGACCCCGGGTCATATTTTGTACTAATGTGACTGGCAACCGTTCAAGCAAGACCGGAATCAATAATTCACCATAACTGTCTGGAGTTTTTCCAAGACCTTCGAGCGATCGGACATATAAAATAAGCTTATCGTAGAATGCTCTAATGCTAGCTGCGGTATTAGATGGCTCGGTTAACTCTAATAGAGCTTTCATATAGGCTGATATTAAGCGCGAAGTTTCCCCAAATCGTGACTTCAGTAGATCAACGGCAATTGTGTAGTTATCGGCGGAGGTCGATATACCGGCAATACAAGAATAAGCTTCACCGGACAAACATGAACGCAAATATgtgaatttattcattgtcGGAATATCGGTTCTATGAACACCTGTTTCGAAGCTATCCCAAAAACTGCTCCACTCCAAAACATTACCAGAAAATTTCGGAATTTGTAAAACTGGTAGTTTAATTGGCAAAGTTCTGGGATTTGATGGACTGAACGAGGGCTGTAAACTTTCAACTTTTCCATTTGTATACTGCAAATTCGCGTTTAGTTTCAGCGACGGAACGTGCATAGTCGTCGTGTGTCATGAATTCTTTCTCAATTTCATCATCTCCGGCGAGGAGTGATACAATTTCGTAGTGGCACGATGTTAATTCTGACAATTTTTCGTCGACATGTTTTGAATGATCTATGAGTGCCTGGTTATCGGTCGTGCAGGCAGATATCAAAGCGTTAATGTCATTCACGTACCTTGTTATGACCGAACGTAACCCACGACGAGTTCCAGTAAATTTCTTCAAATCCTCCATGATTCTTCTCTTAGGTTCGAGGGACCAATTTTATGTCAGGAAGACATAAATAACTAACATATAACGAATTCCATTCAACGTATAAACAAGGTTTATTAGAGTAATTTCATACACTTCCGCCCTGCTTGCGAGAGCTCTAGTACACACACATCCAACGCCCTCTACAACACCACCGCGCATGTCACGCGggaaaataataatacaatataatCCGTGGCGGGAAAATATTCCCGACAGCGTAGAATTTCGAGACCGCGACAAGAAAGAAAAGGCCTTCAAGGAAATTGCATGAACAAGGATGGTAAAAAACATACGgaaatcttttttcaaatgataaataattaaAATTGTGGTCGTATTAATTACTGCCCAAAACAATTGAGATCTTTCCATATTTTCGATTCTAGCAGTTAAAATAGACAGCTATTTTTAAGAAtacaatcttttttatcaGTAAAATGGGTAAGATGAAAATTGAAGGGACTGCGAGATAAGTACTGCAAGGCTGAAAAATCTAAGCCGCCTAGTGGGAgtgcagccagaaaaatttaaaacaaaaccaaaTGGCTTCTGGATAAGCTGCAGATCCTTGCTCCGCATATAGCCAGCAGACCTTCAGTCTCAAATTTAAATCAAGTAAGTATAAGAACATTTCAATTTGCATTTTATTATTGTTCGtaacaatatcaatatagtCATAACATGAACAAAATCGCTACCGATTTTAAACCATCGAATCCTGCCACGGCACAGCTtctaattttgagaaaaaggtggcgaaaaattattattgtgtgtaacaatatcaatatagttACAACATGAACAAAATTGCTACCGATTTTAAACTATCGAATACTGCTACGGTACAGCTCCTGATTCTGAGAAATAGGTGGCCAAAAACTATGGTTGTGCTTTTGCATCTTTAGTTGGATTTCGATCATTTGATGTACTATGCACTTCGCCATATACCAGCTGACATCGAATGGTTGTCTTTTTCAATGTCACCGACACTTGCAtaagaatgtttttttttttactaaattagTTGTGTTAGCAGCATGCGGCCAATATCAGGCTGGTTACTTTGTCGGGGGAGAGATTGTCATCAAAAATGCTCTAAAGCGGTTGGATGCCAAAAGCATTTTCAATAACTCGACGAGCCCTTGAAAGCCGAtgattaaaaatgttttccttTTGTAAAGGTTTCTATGTGAGAAGGGCTTCACCATCGTATTTTTAATGCGAATGCATCATCGCCGACTAGAtgatagttaattttttattctGATTCTCCAATACGTACATTTTTCATCGGGAAGGTTTAATGAATTATCACCCAGTGCGTTCTTTAttgatgaatcattgaatacACCAGCATCACCAGCCCTACCCGCTGCCCAAACATCAACATAAACAAATCTGTAATTGTTATCGGCTGTAGCTAGAAGTAAAACACAACGacagacgacgacgacgacgacgatgatgaaaatgaccaGACTCAGCAGATACGCTCGACAAAAAGCTGACACAAAATAAGAAAGTCACATTATCAAGGAAGTGACAAGCTGGTGAGAAATTCAATCCTCTCCAAACCAGTCTACTGTTATGGCCAATATGTACCAACCACATTGTCAGATTTGGATCCAAAACTAAGTTTTCTAgctcaaaatagaaaaaaaatgaaatactttTTTCACGCTCAATGTGGAACTTTAATGGAAACATAAAATTACAGCCATTTTCCGCAAAATCAACAGCAGCCTTACTTTCAATCGAACTACAACAATTGGACACAATCAGAAGAAACTTTTCAATACTTCATCagatgtaataaattgtaaagaTATGATGTCATATTTCTTCAATCATTCAGTCATCGAGTCAGTACCAATAGTATTCAATTCATATCCTGcttttattatcatatatcaattctattttttcatcattcagtCATCGAGATACACCAAATAGTATTCGATCCATATTGCTATTACATCAGGCCGCTTCTTTTAGCGACTCTCCAGGGATTTTAAATTCTATAACAGCATTCTTTCTCGAGTGTCGAAAACCCGAGTTTCAGCTGCTCGTAGTTTCTCTACTGAAGCAAGGCTTATATCAATGGAAAATTCTGCCCCTCGTATTCCTGCATCAAGGAACCGCCTATACCTGCGGTACCTTACAGCTAGGAATGAACTTAACATCGTCAACGTGTATTTTCCGTTTCGTTTACGTTTAAATTGGAAAATGGTTGGCGTTTGGGAAAGAAATTAAACGCATACCAGACATTGTAACCATGTTGTATCAGCTTTAAATCGTTCCAATCGCGTGTACGATGCGCTTCAATTGGAAGATAAACGAAGTTAATTCTCTGCTGCCATATCGAAAATACATCTgaacaaa from the Tubulanus polymorphus unplaced genomic scaffold, tnTubPoly1.2 scaffold_35, whole genome shotgun sequence genome contains:
- the LOC141914509 gene encoding uncharacterized protein LOC141914509, whose product is MHVPSLKLNANLQYTNGKVESLQPSFSPSNPRTLPIKLPVLQIPKFSGNVLEWSSFWDSFETGVHRTDIPTMNKFTYLRSCLSGEAYSCIAGISTSADNYTIAVDLLKSRFGETSRLISAYMKALLELTEPSNTAASIRAFYDKLILYVRSLEGLGKTPDSYGELLIPVLLERLPVTLVQNMTRGRNSTIWSFPNLLICLKNELDILELCNKTAVKPDFEASVFIASGQVDKYPFSSRNCVYCGEKPSSINCIKYDVEAKVKFIRENRLCFNCLRTGHISLNCKSETRCKFCRKKHHSSICVSNNSNSVGSNYHKHTSTQNLQLGSPARSQNHKGQNSSLHKVGPQRNNVYSTPKVDRSTQMHTQCSQRFNNCVLLKTAVIHVLSKDYSTEIGALFDDGFQRTFVNRSLVNLLGLKPIRADQINITGFGGVNSNPQIRSLDVVSLKV